A stretch of the Aegilops tauschii subsp. strangulata cultivar AL8/78 chromosome 4, Aet v6.0, whole genome shotgun sequence genome encodes the following:
- the LOC109780253 gene encoding protein SIEL isoform X2, producing MREELGGDGDQMDRVFLQLSSMARDMCTEVRIEAFNALAKMQRVSEGVLLQSLSKKIIKTDTGSASSIKGKKLPPKLSFPCAAGIFAHGVEDEFYQVRTVACKTLGALAKLSNRYAQKALDLLMDMMNDDTEAARLQTLQTLFDMATYGCLSMQEKHMHMFLGILMDANVVVRNAARKILGSVNLPKLQMFKSALDGLIAGLEKNPEDQDIYGVLFSIGKNHGSFSANIAKHLAKEINVASDGELILDKPRIKALLMVSVSAAYDDKDKKLDIPTVIFSHAIPLFGMISCALAEDEQDSLLSYLYRQAGMQFWEKKLVSAEGGDYECFSVETVGGTHAQVETTGKTTKYLDEVVIMQSTRLILETVKGAWAVIKPCSIGEVQSTLRTCKEEVNILAVNSSGSTSAVLSFVCDYLDALQLIVEIWWFIQLDDSHAFGHTSLDILLEKLDTSVRRMKCCYAGLNRGLEVQVLEFALLAILCRLFEFGTCSKLVLDKLHWIINHIDGLCADGSYELSDFSKEVKKVFDGNFIDGTPIVNIYTFLEIFDLKPARDFEMLNATTAVLQVRDTDSENPLSYVYGLPVGVTFDMSLCNTSSHDRIWLRMVACQSVQHVFLDLSCFEGNDKMKSCSRVIPFYATPMACSFVLRACLVIECPFGSIGTHQEGHGGPKDCVVQLCDELDVYFVSADTEQRQWSK from the exons CTTAGCTCCATGGCTAGGGACATGTGTACAGAAGTAAGAATTGAAGCATTCAACGCACTTGCCAAAATGCAGAGAGTATCTGAAGGTGTTTTGCTTCAGTCGCTGTCTAAGAAGATCATAAAAACTGACACTGGGAGTGCCTCTAGCATCAAAGGGAAAAAACTACCACCTAAATTATCATTCCCCTGTGCTGCTGGCATATTTGCGCATGGGGTTGAAGATGAATTCTATCAG GTCCGAACAGTTGCATGTAAAACGCTGGGAGCTCTTGCAAAGCTTTCAAACCGATATGCACAGAAGGCCTTGGACTTGTTGATGGACATGATGAATGATGATACAGAAGCAGCTAGACTGCAAACTTTGCAGACACTGTTTGATATGGCAACATATGGATGTTTGAGCATGCAGGAGAAGCACATGCACATG TTCCTTGGCATATTGATGGATGCCAATGTCGTAGTTCGAAATGCAGCACGCAAGATCCTAGGGTCAGTGAATCTGCCTAAACTTCAAATGTTTAAATCTGCACTTGATGGTCTCATTGCAGGTCTGGAGAAAAATCCGGAG GATCAAGATATATATGGCGTTCTGTTTTCCATTGGCAAGAATCATGGGAGCTTTTCAGCCAATATAGCCAAACAtttagccaaagag ATCAATGTGGCATCTGATGGAGAGCTGATCTTGGATAAACCTAGAATCAAAGCATTGTTAATGGTTTCTGTCTCGGCTGCTTATGATGATAAAGACAAAAAACTGGATATACCCACAGTTATATTTTCACATGCAATTCCCCTATTTGGGATGATCTCGTGTGCACTAGCCGAAGATGAACAGGATTCACTCTTATCCTACTTGTATCGTCAAGCTGGAATGCAGTTTTGGGAAAAGAAGTTAGTGTCTGCAGAAGGTGGAGATTATGAATGTTTCAGTGTTGAAACTGTGGGAGGAACTCATGCACAGGTAGAAACGACTGGAAAAACAACCAAGTACTTAGATGAAGTTGTGATAATGCAATCGACAAGGCTCATATTAGAAACAGTTAAAGGAGCCTGGGCTGTGATAAAGCCGTGCAGTATAGGAGAAGTTCAAAGTACTCTGAG AACATGCAAAGAAGAAGTCAATATCTTAGCTGTAAATTCTTCTGGATCAACTAGTGCGGTCTTGAGCTTTGTATGCGACTATCTTGATGCACTACAGCTCATTGTTGAAATATGGTGGTTCATTCAGTTGGATGATTCTCATGCTTTTGGCCACACATCACTTGATATTTTGCTTGAGAAGTTGGATACATCTGTGAGAAGGATGAAATGTTGTTATGCTGGATTGAATAGAGGACTGGAGGTTCAAGTCTTGGAGTTTGCTTTGTTAGCTATTTTATGTAGACTGTTCGAGTTTGGAACATGTTCAAAATTAGTGCTAGATAAGTTGCATTGGATAATTAATCACATTGATGGTCTGTGTGCCGATGGATCCTATGAGCTTTCCGACTTCAGCAAAGAAGTTAAGAAAGTGTTTGATGGTAACTTTATCGACGGCACTCCTATTGTCAACATTTACACCTTTCTTGAAATCTTTGATCTAAAACCAGCAAGAGATTTTGAAATGCTTAATGCTACGACTGCTGTGCTGCAAGTCCGGGATACAGATTCTGAAAATCCGTTATCATATGTTTACGGATTACCCGTGGGTGTGACCTTTGACATGTCTCTGTGCAATACCTCTAGTCATGATAGAATATGGCTCCGCATGGTTGCTTGTCAGTCCGTCCAACATGTCTTCTTAGACTTGTCTTGTTTTGAGGGCAATGATAAGATGAAGAGCTGCTCCAGAGTCATTCCTTTCTATGCTACCCCAATGGCATGTTCATTTGTTCTGAGGGCATGCTTGGTAATTGAATGCCCATTTGGAAGTATCGGCACTCACCAGGAAGGACATGGAGGGCCAAAAGATTGTGTAGTCCAACTATGTGATGAATTGGATGTCTACTTTGTTAGTGCTGATACCGAGCAAAGGCAATGGTCGAAATGA